The following proteins come from a genomic window of Pyxidicoccus sp. MSG2:
- a CDS encoding ABC transporter permease: MERLLGDVRYALRSLRKSPGFALVAVLALSLGIGANSAVFSVVNGVLLVPPSLESPERLVHLSNDIQVADLEGISVSVPEYRDFTTLSRVFSAVAAYSWRDMTLTGGGSAQRFGVVHGTATLFSTLGATPMLGRGFTETEAAQGGDKVVVLTHKVWRAHFAEDPGVLGRTMQLDGQPYTVVGVLPRGVAFPEHVDLYVPLAPPVANLTSRTTRNLFALARMKPDVTVEQARADMARVAHEMQQVEPRYQGIGWSIRVTSLEDKVVGDVRGTLWLLLGAVGFVLLVACGSVANLLLARAATREREVSIRAALGASRGRLVAQFLTESLLLSLSGGALGLLFALWGTDALLAFVGDALPRAAQVRLDVTSVLFTVGVTVLTGVVFGLVPALQASRADLNATMREGARGTESGRGGRLRSGLVVSQMAFALVLLVGAGLFMKSLLAVRGVDAGFTPDGVLTGQLALPEARYAEPARKLAFQRELLERLKALPGVETVGLTSLLPLGGMSTNGLEFESRPTVPGELLPAVEFRLASPDYLRTLRVKLLQGRLHQDFGEVGSTPEVVINKRFADVYWPRGNALGQRLSLEPKRQWATVVGIVDDLREGGLDEQARLAAYWSLPAAPASYLGLVVRVKSGAPEAVRSAVEAELRAVDADVPLFSVAPLARLVDESIGSRSLSALLMGLFAGTALLLAALGISGVVGYSVARRTREMGIRMALGAERSDVQWLVLRQGLKLAGLGVTVGLVMSLGLARFMGALLYGVTAYDPWTFLGVAALLGAVALAATWLPALRASRVDPIVSLRSE; this comes from the coding sequence GTGGAGAGACTGCTGGGAGACGTGAGGTACGCGCTGCGCTCTCTGCGCAAGAGCCCCGGCTTCGCGCTGGTGGCGGTGCTGGCGCTGTCGCTGGGCATCGGCGCCAACAGCGCCGTCTTCAGCGTGGTGAACGGCGTGCTCCTGGTGCCCCCGTCGCTGGAGTCACCGGAGCGGCTGGTCCACCTGTCCAACGACATCCAGGTGGCGGACCTGGAGGGCATCTCCGTCTCCGTGCCCGAGTACCGCGACTTCACCACCCTGTCGCGCGTCTTCTCCGCGGTGGCGGCGTACTCCTGGCGGGACATGACGCTGACGGGAGGCGGCTCGGCGCAGCGCTTCGGCGTGGTGCACGGCACCGCCACGCTGTTCTCCACGCTCGGCGCCACGCCCATGCTGGGCCGCGGCTTCACCGAGACGGAGGCCGCACAGGGGGGCGACAAGGTGGTGGTGCTGACGCACAAGGTGTGGCGCGCGCACTTCGCCGAGGACCCCGGTGTGCTGGGCAGGACGATGCAGCTCGACGGTCAGCCCTACACGGTGGTGGGCGTGCTGCCCCGGGGCGTGGCGTTTCCGGAGCACGTCGACCTCTACGTGCCCCTCGCTCCCCCCGTGGCGAACCTCACCTCGCGCACCACGCGCAACCTCTTCGCGCTGGCGCGGATGAAGCCGGACGTGACGGTGGAGCAAGCCCGCGCGGACATGGCCCGGGTCGCCCACGAGATGCAGCAGGTGGAGCCGCGCTATCAGGGCATCGGCTGGTCCATCCGCGTCACCTCGCTGGAGGACAAGGTGGTGGGCGACGTGCGCGGCACGCTGTGGCTGCTGTTGGGGGCAGTGGGTTTCGTGCTGCTGGTGGCGTGCGGCAGCGTGGCGAACCTGCTGCTGGCGCGGGCGGCGACGCGCGAGCGCGAGGTGTCCATCCGCGCGGCACTGGGCGCGAGCCGGGGGCGACTGGTGGCTCAGTTTCTCACGGAGAGCCTGCTCCTCTCTCTCTCGGGTGGCGCGCTGGGGCTGCTCTTCGCGCTGTGGGGCACGGACGCGCTGCTGGCCTTCGTGGGAGACGCGCTGCCGCGCGCGGCGCAGGTGCGGCTGGACGTGACGTCGGTGCTCTTCACCGTGGGGGTGACGGTGCTCACCGGCGTGGTGTTCGGGCTGGTGCCGGCACTCCAGGCGAGCCGAGCGGACCTGAATGCGACGATGCGCGAGGGCGCGAGGGGCACGGAGAGCGGGCGCGGGGGGCGGCTTCGCTCCGGGCTGGTGGTGAGCCAGATGGCGTTCGCGCTGGTGCTGCTGGTGGGCGCGGGCCTGTTCATGAAGAGCCTGCTGGCGGTGCGCGGGGTGGACGCGGGTTTCACGCCGGACGGCGTGCTCACCGGGCAGCTCGCCCTGCCGGAGGCGCGCTACGCCGAGCCCGCCCGCAAGCTGGCCTTCCAGCGCGAGCTGCTGGAGCGCTTGAAGGCGCTGCCGGGGGTGGAGACCGTGGGGCTCACCAGCCTGCTGCCGCTGGGCGGCATGTCCACGAACGGCCTGGAGTTCGAGAGCCGGCCCACCGTGCCGGGAGAGTTGCTGCCGGCGGTGGAGTTCCGGCTGGCGAGCCCGGACTACCTGCGCACGTTGCGGGTCAAGCTGCTCCAGGGCCGCCTGCACCAGGACTTCGGCGAGGTGGGGAGCACGCCGGAGGTGGTCATCAACAAGCGCTTCGCGGACGTGTACTGGCCCCGGGGCAACGCGCTGGGACAGCGGCTGTCGCTCGAACCGAAGCGGCAGTGGGCGACGGTGGTGGGCATCGTGGACGACCTGCGGGAGGGGGGCCTCGACGAGCAGGCCCGGCTCGCGGCGTACTGGTCCCTGCCGGCGGCGCCGGCGTCCTACCTGGGGCTGGTGGTGCGCGTGAAGTCCGGGGCACCGGAGGCGGTGCGCTCGGCGGTGGAGGCGGAGCTGCGCGCGGTGGACGCGGACGTGCCGCTGTTCAGCGTGGCGCCGCTGGCGCGGCTGGTGGACGAGTCCATCGGCTCGCGCAGCCTGTCGGCCTTGTTGATGGGGCTCTTCGCGGGCACGGCGCTCCTGCTGGCGGCGCTGGGCATCTCCGGCGTGGTGGGCTACTCGGTGGCTCGGCGCACGCGGGAGATGGGCATCCGCATGGCGCTGGGGGCCGAGCGCTCCGACGTGCAGTGGCTGGTGCTGCGCCAGGGGCTGAAGCTGGCGGGGCTGGGCGTGACGGTAGGGCTGGTGATGTCGCTGGGGCTGGCGCGCTTCATGGGCGCACTGCTCTACGGAGTGACAGCGTATGACCCGTGGACCTTCCTGGGGGTGGCGGCACTCCTGGGCGCGGTGGCGCTGGCGGCGACCTGGCTGCCAGCGCTCCGGGCCTCGCGCGTGGACCCCATCGTCTCCTTGCGCTCGGAGTGA